In Williamwhitmania sp., the DNA window GCCCTCTGATAATGATAAACTTGCCATTTTGTATGGAAATTCCTGGGATTCGTCGAACAACCTCGGAAGCATCTTTGTCCTGAGACTTTGCTATTTGTTGGCTCGAAATGCCGCTCACTACCAGCTGGCTGCTTTTAATGGAGGCAATCATCGAAACCTCCGTGTGGGTCTTTTTGGTACCACTTACTACAACTTCATCAATTTTCTGTGATACCTCATTCAAGGTCACATTTAGCGTGGTTGGTTTACCTGATGCCACCTCAACACTTGAAAAGGTTTGTCGCTGGTAGGAAATAAAGTTTACGCTGATGTTATAAAGCCCCGGTGCTAGATTCCCAAGAACAAATTTTCCATCAAGGTCGGTGGTGGTGCCTGTTGTTGTACCCGCAATAACTATGGTTGCACCTACAAGCGTTTCGCCTGTTTTTTTATCTGAAACAACTCCTTCAATGCTGCCTGTTTGTCCCATCAAGTTTATTACGCTGGTAAGAAGTAGAGTGATACCAATGCACAGTATTTTTATTCTCATTTTGGAATGACGCTTAGGTTGTTTTGATAATTGAATGCAAAGGAAGGCGTTATACTGTGGAATATTATTACTACTGCTTTATCGTTTCATTAAGAGAACATTTCCTTGACTTGGACGATTATTAGCTTTATCTTAATGCGCTGAAACAAGATAATGGGTAGCTTTAAAAAGTTTAATATTAGCGCGATATGGAGCAGGTATATAAGATTTTGTTGGTAGATGACGAGAATGATATTCTCGAATTTGTTGGGTATAACTTAAGGAAGGAGGGGTTTGATGTCTATACAGCAAGCAACGGTATGGAGGCTATACGGTTGGCTGAGGAGGTGATGCCCCACCTAATTCTTCTCGACGTGATGATGCCTGAAATGGATGGTATCGAAACTTGCGAGGTGATTCGCCATAACCCTAAGCTGAAGAATATATTTGTTGCCTTTCTCACAGCTAGAGGCGAGGACTACTCTCAAATTGCAGGGTTTGAAGCCGGTGGCGACGACTATATTGCAAAGCCAATTAAACCAAAAGTGCTGGTGAGTAGGATTAAAGCCATGCTAAAGCGTCTTGACAGCAATATTGTTGATACGAGAGGAGAAAGTCAACTAATTAATATTGCCGGCATTGTTATCGACAAGGAACGCTACATGGTGGTTAAGGAGGGAGAAGATTTAGTTTTGCCGAAGAAGGAGTTTGAACTTCTCGCGTTACTACATTCGAAACCCAATAAGGTATTTACACGGGAGGAAATTTTTTCTTCTATTTGGGGTGATAATATAATTGTGGGGGATCGCACCATCGATGTACATATACGCAAGCTCCGGGAGAAAATTGGCGATGATTACATAAAGACCATTAAGGGAGTTGGTTATAAATTTGTGGACTAGTTCTCTTTTTATTTTCGACAACAAATACTATGTTTGCATGCTTGTTTATTTATTTACCTATCTAATTATGTTTAGAGATGTTTTACACAAGTTGGAATTCTAAGTATGAGTTGGGGATAGAAAGTATCGACAGCGACCACCAAAATTTGGTGAGAATAATCGATGAACTTATTGGTGCTCTTTCAGAAGGGAAAGGCAAGTCAATCACTGAGCCATTACTTAAAAAGTTATCGGACTACACCATCTCTCATTTTAGGAGAGAGGAATTTTTGCTGAAAAGCGCAAATTATGACGACCTTGAATCTCATGTGCGTCAGCACCAATTATTCATTGAAAAGATCAAGGAGTTTCAGCAGAAGCATAAGTCTGGTGCTGAAGGTGTAGCAATTGAAATGATGAAGTTCCTGAAAGAATGGCTTGTTAACCATATTATGGTTATTGATAAGAAATACCAAGGAACTATCAAGGCTAAGATGGGGCTTAAGTAGGTGATGTGAATGTTAAGTTGACTAATTGATAAGAATAAAAAAGGGTGCAGACGGCACCCTTTTTTATTGGATATTATTAGGCTATTCGTCGTAATTGTTGAGAATAAAGTCTCGCTGTGCTTTAAGCAAGTTTATGGTTTGTAACAGCATGTTTTTCGATTCGTTGAGAATACCCAGATAGAGAATGCTATTTCGAGTTCCTGTCTCATTGGACTTAATGCGCTTTATTTGGTTCTTACGAGCAATATTTATGGTTTCAAGGATATCTTGCTGCATGTTGATAACTATTGGAATATCAGTAAAGTCATTGTCAGAAACCATTTTAATTATATGTTCGAAGAGCTTAGATATTTTTAGGTTGATATCCTTGATCTCATTTTGCTGAACTTTATTAAAGCCTTTATGGTTGTTGTCGATGTGCTGAAAGCTTGGCCCAGTTACAAAGGTAAGTGAATGAGCAATTTCACGGAGGTAGTCAATCACCTGCACGTAGAAGTGTCCAGTCTCAACGGAATCGGCGCGGAATTTTTGTAACGTAGTTGTTAAGTTGAGTTTTAACTTTTTAGCATCAAAATTCAGATCGTCAACCCTTGCATTTATTTTTTTGAGCAACTTTCTGTCTTCGGTTGATAAGCCTACCAGCGTTTGATTATAAATTTCAATGGAGTTTTTCAACATTTCCTCCACATCCTTTATGCATTTGCGAACAATGTTAGAATCTTCAAAGGCTAGCTCATCCACCTCCGCAGAGTGACGCTCAGCATATTTTTTCTTATGCAACTTGTGGCTTTTTAGCAAAATATAGCCAGCCAAAACAATTAATCCCACCATTGCCCATTTTCCACCAAAAGAGAGTGCGATTGCAATCATTGACGCAACTGAAAACGCAATGAGCGCAGTAAAAAACCAGCCTGAAATTACTGTAACCACACCGGTTATTCTATACACGGCACTCTCGCGCCCCCATGCTCGGTCGGCGAGGGAAGATCCCATGGCTACCATAAAGGTTACGTAGGTTGTGGAGAGAGGCAGTTTCAGGGAGGTTGCCGTCGATATTAAAATACTCGCAATGGTAAGGTTAACGGAGGCTCGCACGAGGTCGAAGGAGGCATTTGCGGCATTTTTACGCGGATAAACCTTATGGGTCTTGGTTTGATCGAACCTACTTTCGATAAAACGAACAATGGGCCTTGGAGCAATTCGAGCAAGAGAAGCTGTAACTGCCATTGTTTGCCTAACTAGTGAGCGAGAGAATTGCGAAGAACCAAATCGCTCTACACCGCTGTCCTGTCGTGCAAGGTTCACTTCCGTTTCGGTAACCGTTCTAGACTTTTTTGATAGGAAAAGGGTTGCCACCATTATTAGGCCTGCAATAAGCAGATAATAGGTGTTGGTTGCGACTGGTCCGGCTAGCTGCGACATTACCAAATGGTCAGCGGCAACACCTGACGCAGCAAATATTTGATAGGACTTGAGGCCAGCCATTGATACTCCAATGAAGTTAACCAAATCGTTGCCCGCAAAGGAGAGGGCCAATGCAAAGGTGCCCACAAGGACAATTAGTCTGAATATGTTGAAGCGGAAAAATATGGTAATAAGCTGAAGTATTATTGACCATCCTAAAAAGCTTATCAGTAGAATTAGAGATGTTTCATTGTTGAGATAATCAACAATGCTTTGCGGTACAAGTGTTGTTCCCTGTACCCCTTTCATGATAATAAAATAGGTAAGAGCGGTAATGGCAAAACCGCCAAAAATTGCACCAAAATAGGGGTAAGTGCGCTTTACGTTAAATGAAAAGATAATCCTCGCAATATACATCACTACGGTGCCCGTAACGAACGCGACGACTACCGATATGAGAATACCCGAGATTATTGCAAGAGCTTTATCGGTGTTTATATATTGGCTCAAGGAGGAAAGTGAACCTCCTTGGCTAAGTATTTTTACGGAGGCAACCGCAACAGCTGAGCCTAACAGTTCAAATACAAGGGATACTGTGGTGGAGGTAGGAAGTCCAAATGTATTAAACAGATCAAGAAGTATGATGTCGGTGATCATCACAGCCATAAAAATGACCATAATTTCCGAAAAGTAAAACTCCGTTGGGTGGAATATTCCCTTTCGTGCAATTTCCATCATACCACTCGAAAGGATTGAGCCGAGAATTACACCTAGCGATGCTACAATTAGAATTATATAGCGTGGAGCGACTTGGGAGCCTATGGCCGAATTAAGAAAATTAACTGCATCGTTGCTAACGCCTACCACCAGGTCGATTACTGCCAATATTATCAAAACAGTAACTGCTATCAAATAGAAATTGTCCATTTGTAAAGGTTTTCATAAAGTTTGTCCAAAGGTAATCTCCAATTAGACAGTGCACTAATGTTGGTTGTTATTATTAAGCTAAGCGAATATTAACATAAGGTTAACACCGTAAATTTGTTCGGTGGTTTTATTCTTGCAACAAATAGCCATACCAAGAACAAACCCCTGCTATGAAATACATTAGTAGGGGTTATTCTAATTACAAGTTTTCAAAAATCTTCATCAGCTGCTCACGTTTTCTTACGGCGAGTGGGATGGAGGATTTGTCCTTGAGAATAAGTGTTCCACCTTCGGCTTTATCGTAGCGGTCGAGGAAGTTGAGGTTTATAAGATGTGACTGGTGCGCCCTGAAAAAACCGTATGGGCTTAGCATCTCGTCAAATTCCTTCAGCGTTTTAGAAACGAGAAGCTTCGTATTATCCGTGAAGAAGAAGAGCGTATAGTTAGAGCTGGATTCACATCTAATAATATCCTTAACGTTAACCAGATGTATGCTTTCAGCGGTTTTTAGTACAATTTTCTTAAGTTCTGGGGTAACCCCTTGAATGTTGGCCATGAAGGCTTTGAGCTTAATGTTTTCGTCCTCCTTATGGATGGACTCATTGAGCTTTTCAACTGAAGCGATTAGGTCGTTTGGATCTATGGGCTTTAGCAGGTAATCGAGCGCGCTAAATTTAAATGCCTGTATGGCATACTCTTCATACGCGGTGATGAAGATAAATTTGAAGTTTATAGACTCAAACATTTGAAGCAGGTCAAAGCCTGTTCCATCGGTCAACTTAATATCTAAAAGCACGAGGTCTGGATTGTGCTTTTTGATAGCTTCGTAACCGGAGGCTACGCCGTCAGCCGTAGCAGTCAATTCGAGATTTGGGCAGTATAGCGTCACCATGTTGCCAATGGCTTCTCTGGCCATCACCTCGTCGTCGATAATTAGAGTTTTCAACATATGCTAAAATTTTGTTCAAGTTAGGGATTTCTAAATGATGTTTCAACCCATTTGTAGGGAATTTTAAATGTTACCTTAGTGCCATGCAGTGAATTATCAATGTTACCAAGGTCTACAATATCCATGCTGATTTTTCCTTTTTCCAACTTATTTAGATTTTCGAGTCGTTCTTTCGATATTTTGGTGGCGAGGGAGATATGGCTCTTTTGTCCCTCTTTTTGTAATTCCATTGCTTTGTTAATGCCAATGCCATCGTCCTCCACCTCAATCAAAATAAGATCGTCGTTCAGTAGGTAGCGAATTACAATATGACCTTTCCCTGCGACCGAGGTAAGCCCATGTTCTATCGCATTTTCAATAAATGGTTGGGTAAGCATGGGTGGAATAGTCATACTCTCCCGCTCAATTTCAGGATCAGCCTCAATTGCAAACTCAAATTTTTCATCAAATCGTAGAGCTTGCAATTCTAGGTAGTGCTCAAGGGTTTTTATCTCCTTGCCGATGGTTGTATACTTATTTCTAGAATTTTCGAGGATCAAACGTACTAGCTTGGCAAAGCTAGCCAAATATTTTCCTGCCGATTTTGGATCGTTACGAAAAATATAACTTTGTATTGCAGTAAGGGAATTAAAAATGAAGTGTGGATTCATTTGGCTAAGCAGGAGCCGCTGCTCAAGTTCTATCGTTTTTTCTCTAAACTTAATCTGTTCCCTAACAATTTTTATCAGGCTGTAGGTGCCGAAACTAATGGCAAGAAGTGAAATTGAGAAGAACCACCACGACTTCCAAAAGGGTGGTTGAATAATGATGGT includes these proteins:
- a CDS encoding response regulator transcription factor — translated: MEQVYKILLVDDENDILEFVGYNLRKEGFDVYTASNGMEAIRLAEEVMPHLILLDVMMPEMDGIETCEVIRHNPKLKNIFVAFLTARGEDYSQIAGFEAGGDDYIAKPIKPKVLVSRIKAMLKRLDSNIVDTRGESQLINIAGIVIDKERYMVVKEGEDLVLPKKEFELLALLHSKPNKVFTREEIFSSIWGDNIIVGDRTIDVHIRKLREKIGDDYIKTIKGVGYKFVD
- a CDS encoding bacteriohemerythrin — translated: MFYTSWNSKYELGIESIDSDHQNLVRIIDELIGALSEGKGKSITEPLLKKLSDYTISHFRREEFLLKSANYDDLESHVRQHQLFIEKIKEFQQKHKSGAEGVAIEMMKFLKEWLVNHIMVIDKKYQGTIKAKMGLK
- a CDS encoding inorganic phosphate transporter; this translates as MDNFYLIAVTVLIILAVIDLVVGVSNDAVNFLNSAIGSQVAPRYIILIVASLGVILGSILSSGMMEIARKGIFHPTEFYFSEIMVIFMAVMITDIILLDLFNTFGLPTSTTVSLVFELLGSAVAVASVKILSQGGSLSSLSQYINTDKALAIISGILISVVVAFVTGTVVMYIARIIFSFNVKRTYPYFGAIFGGFAITALTYFIIMKGVQGTTLVPQSIVDYLNNETSLILLISFLGWSIILQLITIFFRFNIFRLIVLVGTFALALSFAGNDLVNFIGVSMAGLKSYQIFAASGVAADHLVMSQLAGPVATNTYYLLIAGLIMVATLFLSKKSRTVTETEVNLARQDSGVERFGSSQFSRSLVRQTMAVTASLARIAPRPIVRFIESRFDQTKTHKVYPRKNAANASFDLVRASVNLTIASILISTATSLKLPLSTTYVTFMVAMGSSLADRAWGRESAVYRITGVVTVISGWFFTALIAFSVASMIAIALSFGGKWAMVGLIVLAGYILLKSHKLHKKKYAERHSAEVDELAFEDSNIVRKCIKDVEEMLKNSIEIYNQTLVGLSTEDRKLLKKINARVDDLNFDAKKLKLNLTTTLQKFRADSVETGHFYVQVIDYLREIAHSLTFVTGPSFQHIDNNHKGFNKVQQNEIKDINLKISKLFEHIIKMVSDNDFTDIPIVINMQQDILETINIARKNQIKRIKSNETGTRNSILYLGILNESKNMLLQTINLLKAQRDFILNNYDE
- a CDS encoding LytTR family DNA-binding domain-containing protein, whose translation is MLKTLIIDDEVMAREAIGNMVTLYCPNLELTATADGVASGYEAIKKHNPDLVLLDIKLTDGTGFDLLQMFESINFKFIFITAYEEYAIQAFKFSALDYLLKPIDPNDLIASVEKLNESIHKEDENIKLKAFMANIQGVTPELKKIVLKTAESIHLVNVKDIIRCESSSNYTLFFFTDNTKLLVSKTLKEFDEMLSPYGFFRAHQSHLINLNFLDRYDKAEGGTLILKDKSSIPLAVRKREQLMKIFENL